A portion of the Equus quagga isolate Etosha38 chromosome 17, UCLA_HA_Equagga_1.0, whole genome shotgun sequence genome contains these proteins:
- the CHRM4 gene encoding muscarinic acetylcholine receptor M4, with the protein MANFTPVNGSSGNQSVRLVTSTHNRYETVEMVFIATVTGSLSLVTVVGNILVMLSIKVNRQLQTVNNYFLFSLACADLIIGAFSMNLYTVYIIKGYWPLGAVVCDLWLALDYVVSNASVMNLLIISFDRYFCVTKPLTYPARRTTKMAGLMIAAAWVLSFVLWAPAILFWQFVVGKRTVPDNQCFIQFLSNPAVTFGTAIAAFYLPVVIMTVLYIHISLASRSRVHKHRSEGPKEKKAKTLAFLKSPLMKQSVKKPPPGEATREGLRNGKLEEAPPPVLPPPPRPMADKDTSNESSSGSATQNTKERPPTELSTTEATTPATPAPCLQPRALNPASKWSKIQIVTKQTGNECVTAIEIVPATPAGMRPAANVARKFASIARNQVRKKRQMAARERKVTRTIFAILLAFILTWTPYNVMVLVNTFCQSCIPDTVWSIGYWLCYVNSTINPACYALCNATFKKTFRHLLLCQYRNIGTAR; encoded by the coding sequence ATGGCGAACTTCACACCAGTCAATGGCAGCTCGGGCAACCAGTCTGTGCGCCTGGTCACATCAACCCATAACCGCTACGAGACAGTGGAGATGGTATTCATCGCCACGGTGACAGGCTCCCTGAGCCTGGTGACGGTGGTGGGCAACATCCTGGTGATGCTGTCCATCAAAGTCAACAGGCAGCTGCAGACAGTCAACAACTACTTTCTCTTCAGCCTGGCGTGCGCCGACCTCATCATCGGCGCGTTCTCCATGAATCTCTACACCGTCTATATCATCAAGGGCTACTGGCCTCTGGGCGCCGTGGTCTGTGACCTGTGGCTGGCCCTGGACTACGTGGTGAGCAATGCCTCGGTCATGAACCTCCTCATTATCAGCTTTGACCGGTACTTCTGCGTCACCAAGCCTCTCACCTACCCCGCCCGGCGCACCACCAAGATGGCAGGCCTCATGATCGCCGCTGCCTGGGTCCTGTCCTTCGTGCTCTGGGCACCTGCCATCTTGTTCTGGCAGTTTGTGGTGGGCAAGCGGACAGTGCCGGACAACCAGTGCTTCATCCAGTTCCTGTCCAACCCGGCGGTGACCTTCGGCACGGCCATCGCTGCCTTCTATCTGCCCGTGGTCATCATGACCGTTCTCTATATTCACATCTCCCTGGCCAGTCGCAGCCGAGTTCACAAGCACCGGTCCGAGGGCCCCAAGGAGAAGAAAGCCAAGACGCTGGCCTTCCTCAAGAGCCCCCTGATGAAGCAGAGCGTCAAGAAACCCCCACCAGGGGAAGCCACTCGGGAGGGGCTGCGCAACGGGAAGCTAGAGGAGGCCCCTCCGCCGGTCCTGCCACCACCGCCACGTCCAATGGCTGACAAGGACACTTCCAATGAGTCCAGCTCGGGCAGTGCCACCCAGAACACCAAGGAACGACCACCCACCGAGCTGTCCACCACAGAGGCCACCACGCCTGCCACGCCCGCCCCTTGCCTACAGCCACGGGCCCTCAACCCTGCCTCCAAATGGTCCAAGATCCAGATTGTGACGAAGCAGACAGGCAACGAGTGTGTGACAGCCATCGAGATTGTGCCTGCCACGCCAGCTGGCATGCGTCCGGCAGCCAACGTGGCCCGCAAATTTGCCAGCATCGCCCGCAACCAGGTGCGCAAGAAGCGGCAGATGGCGGCCCGGGAGCGCAAGGTGACGCGGACCATCTTTGCCATTCTGCTGGCCTTCATCCTCACCTGGACGCCCTACAACGTCATGGTCCTGGTGAACACCTTCTGCCAGAGCTGCATCCCTGACACGGTGTGGTCCATAGGCTACTGGCTCTGCTATGTCAACAGCACCATCAACCCTGCCTGCTACGCCCTCTGCAACGCGACCTTTAAAAAGACATTCAGGCACCTGCTGCTATGCCAGTATCGGAACATCGGCACTGCCAGGTAG